From Medicago truncatula cultivar Jemalong A17 chromosome 7, MtrunA17r5.0-ANR, whole genome shotgun sequence, a single genomic window includes:
- the LOC11441938 gene encoding serine/threonine-protein kinase ATM, giving the protein MIFRTTLHYHVVQIEEAKLFRAQGQSNEEVSDVYRLIGKWLAETRCSNSRTILEKYLKPTVSIAEDVKSTDKKAMEKKCNTHFHLAHYTDALFRSHEEILDSNGGRIKEQNVAKFISTLAG; this is encoded by the exons atgatttttagaacgaCCCTTCATTATCATGTAGTACAG ATTGAAGAAGCAAAGCTTTTTCGTGCTCAAGGTCAAAGTAATGAAGAGGTTTCAGATGTATATCGCTTGATTGGGAAGTGGCTGGCAGAGACCAGATGTAGCAA CTCAAGAACAATTTTGGAGAAGTATTTGAAACCTACAGTTTCTATTGCTGAGGATGTGAAAAGTACAGATAAGAAGGCCATGGAAAAGAAATGTAATACCCATTTTCATCTTGCACACTATACTGATGCTCTATTTAGGAGTCATGAAGAAATACTTGATTCTAATGGTGGAAGGATCAAAGAGCAAAATGTAGCTAAGTTTATATCAACACTAGCTGGTTGA